From Mobula birostris isolate sMobBir1 chromosome 8, sMobBir1.hap1, whole genome shotgun sequence, the proteins below share one genomic window:
- the LOC140201885 gene encoding transcriptional regulator protein Pur-beta-like yields MAEGDSGSERGGGGGGGGGGGGGGLLPQQQQQETQELASKRVDIQNKRFYLDVKQNAKGRFIKIAEVGAGGNKSRLTLSMAVAAEFRDYLGDFIEHYAQLGPSDSDSGAGLGSDEPRRALKSEFLVRENRKYYMDLKENQRGRFLRIRQTLNRGPGLGGTQGQTIALPAQGLIEFRDALAKLIDDYGVDDEPCGQAELPEGTSITVDSKRFFFDVGSNKYGVFMRVSEVKPSYRNSITIPYKAWSKFGSAFSKYAEEMKEIQDKHRDKMLFERRADESDGEDVDDD; encoded by the coding sequence ATGGCGGAGGGAGACAGCGGGAGCGAGCGAGGTGGTGGgggtggcggcggcggcggcggagGAGGCGGCGGCCTTCTGCCGCAGCAACAGCAGCAGGAGACCCAGGAACTGGCCTCCAAGCGGGTGGACATCCAGAACAAGCGATTCTACCTGGATGTGAAGCAGAACGCCAAGGGCCGCTTCATCAAGATCGCCGAGGTGGGCGCGGGAGGCAACAAGAGCCGGCTGACGCTATCCATGGCCGTGGCGGCCGAGTTCCGCGACTACCTTGGCGACTTCATCGAGCACTACGCGCAACTGGGGCCCTCGGACTCCGACTCGGGCGCCGGCCTGGGCTCCGATGAGCCGCGGCGAGCCCTCAAGAGCGAGTTCTTGGTACGGGAGAACCGCAAGTACTATATGGACCTGAAGGAGAACCAGCGGGGCCGCTTCCTCCGCATCCGCCAGACCTTAAATCGAGGCCCCGGCTTGGGGGGCACGCAGGGCCAGACCATCGCCCTGCCGGCCCAAGGCCTCATCGAGTTCAGGGACGCGCTGGCCAAACTTATCGATGACTACGGCGTGGATGACGAGCCGTGCGGCCAGGCCGAGCTGCCCGAGGGTACGTCCATCACGGTGGACAGCAAGCGCTTCTTCTTCGACGTGGGCTCCAACAAGTACGGCGTGTTCATGCGGGTGAGCGAGGTGAAGCCCTCGTACAGAAACTCCATCACCATCCCTTACAAAGCCTGGTCCAAGTTCGGTAGCGCCTTCAGTAAGTACGCCGAGGAGatgaaggagattcaggacaagcACCGGGATAAAATGCTGTTCGAGAGGCGAGCTGATGAGTCCGATGGGGAGGATGTGGACGACGATTGA